TATGCTGTTTAAAAGATTTTGGCATGTGAAATGGATGATACACAGTCCAAAAGTATAGCTTTTTATCAGAAAAATTGTAAATTCCTGTTTTTTTAGGTACAATATCATTTATGAATAAGGTACTTATTATAGACGATGAAAAGGATATACTCGATAGTCTTTCTTCAATTTTAAAGGATGAGGGTTTTCATGTATTTAAGGCTACTGATGGCAGGGAAGGACTTTCCATTTTCGAGAGAGAAAAACCGGAAATCATCCTCCTTGATGTATGGATGCCTGAGATGGATGGTTTGCAGGTATTGAGAAACATAAAGAATAAAGATGAAAATGCTATTGTAATTGTTATATCTGGACACGGAACGATCTCTACTGCGGTAGAAGCGGTAAAGATGGGTGCCTATGACTTTCTTGAAAAACCCCTGTCTATAGACAAGGTGCTTGAGGTAATTTTTAGAGGTTTGAATAGGGAAGATAAACTTAAAGAAAAGATAGATGATTTTAAGATAGGAATCTCAAGAGGTTTTGATATTTTTAAGCAGAAGACAATAGGAAAAAGTATTGTGGTATATGGGGTCGGTCTTCATTCAGGCGTAAAAACAGGAATGATACTTCTTCCAATGCCTGAAGACACAGGCATAATCTTTGAACATATACCTGATGGTGAGCGTATACCGGCTTATATTGATTATGTATATTCTGTTGGATATGCTTCATCTGTGAAAGGAAAATATTGTATTGTAAGAACCATTGAACATCTTCTTGCTACATGTCATATGTATGGCATCACCAACCTTCTGATAAAAGTAAGTGAAGAGATACCAATATTTGATGGTTCTGCTATTGAGATATGCAATAAGATGGAAGAAGCCGGCATAGTTGAACAGAAAGAGGGGATTGAACCCCTAAGGATTCAACGGAGGGTTCAGCTTTCAAATTTAAATAATGGTAAATCTCTATATATAGAGCCCTCTGATGTATTTGAAGTTGATTATCTTTTAGAACATTCAAAACCGATTGGTATTCAGAGATACCATTTCATGGGGGATAAAGATAATTTTGTGAGGGAGATAGCCCCCGCCAGGACGTTCGGATTTATAAAGGATTTTGAACAACTTGCAAAGATGGGCCTTGCCTCAGGTGGAAGGATAAACAATGTAATAATCTTGAGTGATGAAGAAGTAATCAATACGCAACTTAGATTCGAGGATGAGTTCGTGAGGCACAAAATACTCGATTTAATTGGAGATATATACCTTCTCAACAGACCAGTGATAGGCAGAATTGTGGCGAAACAGACAGGACATATTGAAAATATTGCGCTTGTTAAAGAACTCAAGAGACTTTTTTACGAATAAATCTCGATATTATAAACTCTGCAACACCTTTTATATCATCCCTTTGAAATGTAGGGACATGAGCGTCTATTGATTCATCCGTTATAATTGCGATAAGGTTTTTATCATTGTAACATAGAGGTTTAGCCCCTTCCTTGGGATGATAGATTTCAATCTTTGGCATATTCCCTTGTTTGTATCCTTCGGTGATTAGAATTTCAACATTGCTTACGTATCTGGACAGAATTTCATCCAGCGTTAGTTCAGTTTCAACATCTTCTACCAACGCTATCTTTTTGGGGGAAGATATGATTACAATCTTTGCGCCTGCCTTTTTATGTCGATAGGTATCTTTGCCGATTATATCGATCTCAAAATTATGAGGATGGTGTTTTATTGTGGCTACCTTGAGACCCTTGTCTTTGAGCACTGGTATCAATCTTTCTATAAAAGTTGTCTTTCCGACCTTTGATTTGCCAACTATAGAGATTACAGGAATATTCTTTTTATCCATAATCTCTTAAGGCTGTAATTTTTCTGAGAAGTAGAAATGGAAAGCGACTATTACTAATGAGTGGGTAATAATTCCCTTTTCTATGAGTGAAGGAATTTCTAATATGGGTACAAGCACTACCTCTATGTCTTCATCGTCATCAAGGTTTTTCTCGGCAACCTTTTTTACGTTTTCAGTGAGATATGTATGGCAGAGGTTATTAAATATTGCGGGGTTGGGATTCGTAGCCCCTAAGTACTGTAAGTTTTCTCCCGTATAACCCGTCTCTTCTAAAAGTTCCCTCAATGCAGCATTCTCCGGCCCTTCATCATCCACAAGACCTCCAGGTATCTCAAGGGTTACTTCTCTTGAGCCATGCCTGTATTGTTTGATCATCACGACTTCTCCGTTTTCAGTAATAGGGATAATATTCACCCAATCGTTAGTGTCTATTGTGTAAAACTCACTTATTCTCTCTGTCCTTGGAGAGTGTGCCTGATTTATTAGTATTTTGAATACCTTGTAATCCCTATCTACCCTTGAATCTAAAAGTTTCCATTCTTTTATCATAACGTGTCAGGTTAAGAAGCTAACATAACACCTTTTAGCTTTTCAACTGCATTTGTAATAATTCAGCAGTCAGCCTTAAAATATTTAGTACTTATTGATGATCCAATCAATTATTTTTTTCTTTCATCGGTTTGCCACAGCAGATCAAATCACAAGTCTCAATACAACCGCATGCGTTATCTACCGCCACAACCATACCACAAATATTGCAAATTAATTTGCTACCCTTCTTCAATCCTGGTGTTTTGGCAGGTTTTGTTTTTTTCACAGTCTTTTTTGGTGTTGCCTTTTTTACTACTTTTTTTGTTGCCATTGTATTACCCCCTTTTCAATTTATTCTATAAATAGTTTCTCCTTCTATTGTATAAAAATCTTATATTCTGTCAAGTTAAAATTTTTTGGTTTAAGTTGTCGGTAAGGAGAAATTATATGGTTATACATAAATATTTTGCAAAGTCATGAAAAGAAAAAAAGTCTTGCAAGAAAGACTGTGAGAATTGTTTTGGTTTAAGAGAAAAAAATCCTATAACAAAAAAGGTTTTATTTTTTGCTATCATTAGTTTTGACCCAGCAGATCAAATAACAGACTACATCATAACTAACATGTAGTATCTACAGTTTAACTGCACTGCTTATGATATAACTTAGCTAACTGTTTTTTTGAATCCCTGTCATCTTCGCTGGTTTTGCTTTTGTTACAAACTTTTTAACTTATTTTTTTATTGCTGCTTTTTTGGCTGCCTTCTTCGGTGCTGCCTTTTTTACTACTTTTTTTGTTGCTGCCTTCTTCGGTGCTGCCTTTTTTACTACTTTTTTTGTTGCCATTGTATTACCCCCTTCGGTTTTTATTTTGAAACTATCTGTCTTTACTATTCTACAAAATGATTTTTCTGTCAAGAAAAGTTTTTAAAAAATATATTTTTACTATTTTATTTTTTACTACTCGACGTTCACTTAATTTATATATGACACATATTATTAAATGTACATTCGGCGCATGCATCATCAGTATAAGGTTTGAATGGTTTTGAACTATTTAGAATATCTCTTAAAACTGTTTTTATTACTTCAATATATTTTTCCTGTATATGTTCCCTTTCTATTTTTGTGTTACCTTTAAATAAAAATTCCTCTTCATTATTCCTGAGCAGTATCAATTTTGCATTGATGTTACCCAAAGGTATATTAAATGTATTTTGAAATAGATGAACATAGGTAGGTAATTGAAGCGAATTTATATTCTTGCGTATATCTTCGATCGAATTGAGAGCTGTTTTTTTAAGAGAGCCCTGAGAGTATTGTTTTATGCCACCTGTTTTATAATCTACTATTACATACTCATTCTCTTGCGGGTAAAAATCTACTCTATCTATCCTGCCTTTAAATTTTATTTTCTCGTCATCTAACACAATTTTATCTTCTATCCTTTCTTCAAGATATTTTATCGTGAATGGTCTTGATGCCTCTTTTACATTTTTCTTTAAGAATGATTCTAATTTATATGTAGTGAGTTTTTTGAAAAGATAATATTCACCTGTAATTAATCTGTTTGTAAAATGTCTTTCTATCATATCATACATATTTGAAAGAATTTCATCATACATGGAAGGGGTAATTTCTCTATTTTTAAATATCTCAAATGTGTTGCAGAGGATACGATGGATAATCTTTCCTCTGTCCATTACATCTATATCTTCTGTTACTTCTCTTTTTTGTTCAAAGTTTAAAATATGGCTGTAATAAAAAACTGTCGGGCAACGTATGTAATCATCAATTTCTGAAGGTGTGTATAACCTTGTTGAAAGTAGTCTGAGGATATTTTCTGTTTTTTTAATTTCAGGCAATATTTCCTGGGGTTTTAAATTGATTCTATAAATTGATCTATCTATTTTTATCACACCTATTTCTTTTTTACTTTTTTCTTCTTCCCATAAAATCTGTTCGATATATCTGCTTCGTGGTTTATCTTCTGAATCGATATAAAGCAGGTGGACATCTTTTGCAGATTCTATTAAACGATAAAAATAGTATCTGTAGATTTCTTCGTTGTGTTCGGGCGTTGGTATACCGAGTTTATCATATACACCCAGCGGTACAAGTGGGTCAATCTTTTTTGGCTCAGGAATTATTCCTTCATTCACATCAAGTATAACAACCCTGTCAAACCGTATATTTCTTGATTCGAGGACACCAAGAATTTCAACAGGCTCTATTGGTTTTGTTTCAAAAGGTAAGGTGGTTGATTTTAGGGACTGTAAAATAAAATCACATAATACCCGTCTGTTCTCCTCTTCGCCTGGATGGAATCGCTCCTTACTAAATTTTGTATGCTTCATCTTTTCTAAAAGTTCAAACATCTTCTTAAATATTTCACCCGAGAGGATGTATGAGCGGATTGGTGTGTGATTGAGAGTGAAATCGAGTGCTTCTTCAATCTTCTCTGAGTATTCATACAGTGTGTTGGCATCCTCAAAATTTTCGAAAAATATTTTATGTATCCTTTTTAATACTTCCCGATTGTCCACTATTCCCAGCCTGGTAGCCTTTTCAATCTCTTCTAAGATTATGAAAGGTTTATTGGCAAGATTGCTTTCTGGATAGCCTCCAGTGAGTGATTTTTCAATATCCAGCAGGAATGTTCTTATGTCTGCGCCAAGCATCAGGTTTTTCACAAATGGATGGAGGATCACATTGAGATAATGTCTGGCCGGGTAGAGGCCTTCTTTACGTCTTGCAATCTGAGCGTTTAATATATTTGAGATTAGATCAAATACAGGTGTTCTTGCAAGAGGATAACCAAGGGAGATATTGTATCTTGTATCGATTCTATCTATTGCAAATGTGAGAAGAGGGAAAAGGGGCTCCGATGTTGGAAGAATAATAGCTGTTTTTTGTGCATCAGTTGTTTTTAAGATTTTATAGACCTTTAAAATTTCCGAATGAATATCAAAACCAGAGTAAATTTTTATACTTTTATGATTTGTCCTTTCACAGGGTATGTTTTCAATTTGAGCGCCAAAGTATGAGGCCAGATGAGTGAGCATCTGCCAGTCTTCAACTTTGCCCTCTAAAATAATATCTCCCTTACCCTTCTCCCAAATATCTTTTAAAAGCTCTTTTTCTGTACCGGTGAGGCCGAAAAGTCCTGCGAAATAGATGTGTGCAAATTCGTTAAAATCAATTTCCCCTATAACATCTAATGCGCTTAAATATTTATAGCCCCGTGTGAAGTATTTATGCCTTTTTAGAGTCTCATGAAACTCATCCCTTAAAATGCTTATGTTTATGAGCAGTGTATTAACACCTTCAGGAACGTCATACCCTATTTCTGCGTTCCTTTCTAGGGAATGTAGTTTACTGTTGGGGATATTTTCAGTGTCGAGTTGATTGATAAAATCGAGGAGATATTGACCCCAATAAAAAAATTCTCCAAAACCATTCTCGCGAAACGGGTGGTTGTTAAAGACATCCAAAGATTGAATCGATTGATAGAGCAACCAGATTGCGTCAGCGTACTCTAAGTCGGTAAAGGTATGATATTTCTTTTTTGCCACGTAATCGATGAATTCATCCATAGAGAAGAAACTGGGGGGATAGAAGGGTTGAGTAGCCTTTTCTGCAAATTTTCTTTTTAAATAGAGGGAAGGTCTCTTTCCTGCAAAGACAACCGCAGTTTCTGAGAGGGGTTTTCCACCCGCAATGATAAAGTTTTTCAATGCTTCAATAAAATCTGTTCCCAGTGGAATGGAGTATATTTTTTTCATGGAGCAATTATCCTATTATCATCAATATATAACAGGTACTTTTTAATAGACTTACCCTGGTGAATCTTCTGTAAGAGAGATGCGTAATTTGTTATCTGTTCACCATGCTCTATGGCATGAGATTCTCCTGTCTTAAAATCAATTACATCTACATGGTCACTATGTATGATAATCCTGTCAACCTTATAAGTTTCACCTTTGCGATCAATTATTTCTTTCTCCGTATATACAATGTCACCTTTTTCAGGGAGGAAAAACTTTTTGAATTCAGGGTGGTGGAAAAATTTGATTATCGTATTTTTTATTTCTTCTTCATATGGATGGAAACCATATTTTGCAATCCCCGTAGTTATACATGTATTCAAAAACTCTTCATGGTCATCCGGTAGCTCTTTGACCATGGAAAGGATGTAATGAATAACATCGCCCTTCTTTTTTGCAAATATCTGGTTTTTTGATATCTTTTCCGGTTCTACAAATTTTGTTTTTATTTTCTCTATCCATTTAATGTCGTCTCCAATGTTATCAAAAAACAGAATATTTTCTTCATCTCCTATCCTATGTTCCATGAACAGTGAAGAGCGCTTACCTATTTCTATGGTATTATCTTTCACATATTTTTTTAAATCATCTATATTGAAAAGATAATCGATAAGATGATTTTTCTGTCTTTCCGAATCGGTTAAAAACATGTATAGTTCCTTTTCTGCCCTCGTACAGGCAACATACATGTTGTTAAGTTCATCAAACAGGTATTCCGCCTCTTTTTCCTGATAGATGTTTTTGAGGTTTTCTGAATAGTCAGTAAAGTCTTTCTTTATGTAGAGAAGTTTCAATATGTCTTTTTCTGATACATAAAATTTCGCTTTATCTCTGCTGTCAGAGGCGCCGAAGGTATTCAGTTTTAAAAATGGCAGGATGACAATAGGAAACTGTAGCCCCTTTGCCTTATGAATCGTGAGCACTTTAACGGCATTTGCCCCTTCTGTGGTTTTCAATAAAAATGGTGCCTCTGTCTCTGGACTATCACCATAAAGATTACCTGAGCCTTCATTCCAGAACCTAAGGAAACCGGTGAGATTATTCTCCCCGAGGCCCTCCCTCTCTTTTATAAGCTCACACACATGGAGGAAGTATGGTGCATCTTCGGAAAAATGCTTTAATATGCCCCATCTTTTCAGGAAAAGAACAACAAGCTCATAAAGCGGGAGATATCCGGCGCTTTTAAAGAAATATTCAAAATACGTATCCCAGAGATGGGGATAATCCTTTTGAAACATTTTATAAAGATGGTGAGGCGTATTATTTATTCTATTGTCTGTTATCCATTGAATGATTTCATCTTCGATGATTTCAGTCTTGTTAAGGAAAATTTTTCCGGTGATAAATCCTGCGAAGGACATATCATCACCCGGTGTATTGATAAACTGCAAAAAGCTTATCATCTCTTTTATTAATGGATTATTCTTCACATTCACGGTGAATTCTGAATCGACGCTTATGCCCATTTCAAGAAGTATCTTCACAATGAATTGTGCCTCTTCCCTTCTTCTTGTAAGAATAGCAATGTCTTTATCCTGAAAGACATTGCTATTTCTTATCTCCCTAATTAGTTTCTTAAACCTTTCCCCGGTTATTTGATTTTTCTCTTCCTTGACAAATGTTTCCTTTGTCTTCCCCTCGTCATCCTTTTGAATGAGCTTTTCTATATAGACATGCCCCTCATCCTTTTTTGATTCAAGGCATGACTGAGTTGAATCCTGATATGTTTCTATAATCTCTCCTCTACTTTTTGGGAATATGTCCTTCATCATGGATTCAATGATATTGTTCAAATTTGGAGGACTGAATATTGTATTGTTGAATGTTACAATATGTTCACCGCTTCTGTAGTTTGTGCCAAGATTAAGCCTGTAGACTGGATAGGATTGATAAGTACGTGCAACTTCATCGACGAGTTCTGGCTTTCCTCCACGCCAGCGGTAGATTGCCTGCTTTTTGTCTCCCACAAGAAAGAGCGCACCACCTCTGCTCAGTGCTTCTTCCACAAGGACTTCAATATTTTTCCATTGAAGGTGATTTGTATCCTGGAACTCATCTATAAGGAAATGGAAGTATTGTTCTGCGAGGGCATAATAGATTTCAGGAATAAAGTGTTCTCTATTGATTATCTGTTGTAATAATTTGTTAAGTTGTTCTATGAGTATAAGCCTTTTACGATAGGTAATCTCCTTTTTGAGCATTTGTTTGAATAGATTGTATATTTCTATGTATGAGGAAAACTTAAACTCAGATATGGCTTCTGTAAACCTTGCAAGTAGTTGCCTTATTTCTTGCCACAATTTTTCGTATTCTTCGTCAGGCAGGGCGCTTCCTTTGTTTAAACATTCTTTTATCGTTTGTTTTTTGAAGTAGCTGCTACCCTTAAATTCAAGTCTATTTGAAATGGAAAACTCCGTGAGGGCTTTTAAAAAATTTTTGTTCACTTTTATTTGAGACATTGTTTTCAGGTAGTGTGATAGTACCTTAAAATCTTTTTTAATCTGTTTTCGAACAAGTTCAAGCCGGTCTATGTTAATTGTATATGCAAATTCTTTATTTTCTTTTGCCTCTTCTTTCCAAAAGTTATAGATGGTGTCCCTTAAAAATATTTTGGGTATCCAGCTTACATTCTCGCCTTCCATTTCGATATAATTTTTCAGGAACCTGTCAAACTTTTCTCTTACGGTTTTATCTTCAAGTATCTGTTGCAGGCATTCCTGGAGTACGAAATCAATATATAATGAAGATTCGGTGGAGATATCAAAATCAGGAGGAAGGTTTAATTTAAAAGCAGATGCCTTCAGGGTGAGGTTTACAAAGCTGTCAATTGTGCCCACTTTAAAATCGTAAAAATTCCTGATCAAATCCTCAAAATTGTTTTTTATTGTTTCAATAATGTCATTTCTTAAGGATTCGAGTCCTGCCTTGGCGGGATTGAATCCTTGACCCCTCATTTCTTCACTGCTTAAGATTTCATCAATTGGTTTACGGGAGGAATGTTCAAATGGGATATCCAGGATAATCCGTTTCATCCAGTCAATGATACGGAGGCGCATTTCTGCAGCCGCTTTATTTGTGAATGTGATGGCAACGATATTGGATATATGATTCTTTACAGGGCTTTCAATGAATTTATCGATGGCGAGTAATTGAAGGTATCTTAGTGCAAGCCTGTAGGTTTTACCAGCACCTGCTGATGATTTTACGGTGAGGATATGGGGCAATTCCCAATTATTTTTCATAAGAGAATATGGTTATTTCTCTTAAGTAGTTTAAAAAAATTATCCACCTAATTTGTTCCCCCTTATTATATTGAATATACCATAAATACCTTATCCACTCATTATTTCATTACTTTTTGCTTAGGTTCTTTACCCATCCAACCCCTTTTGGCATTTATCAATAGTTGACCCATTCCTCCTTGACAGCTTATAAAAATACATCTATATTTTTTCCTGTGACTTCTGTGTATTTAGACCTGATCAAGGAAATCGATCGTCTCTGGGCCCCGGTGTATCCCTATTTAGCGAAACAGATTAATGAACTCTACGGCCGAAAAGACGGGAACATAATGGAAATTGGCCCCTTCTGTGGGACAATATTTGCCTTACATAAACAGAATATTGGTAGCTCTTTCCTCATTGCAACCTTTCCGCAGGGGATGGGTAGTTTTTTCTGTCAGGAAGTAATGAAAATGGGGCTTGAAAAGAAAATCAATGTTATTGAAACAGAGACCTCCCTATCCTGTGTTAAAGAAAACACTGTCGATCTTGCCATTTTTCGAGGGGCCTTATTCTTCCCCTCCCTGTTCCAGGTCAATCTTTCGGCAGTCCATAGGATTCTCAGGACCAATGGGGTTGCCTTCATAGGGGGAGGGTTCGGGAAATTCACCCCCCGTAATTTGATTAAGGATATCGGGGCACAGTCACGAGACCTAAACCTCAGGATTGGTAAGATTGAAATAAGGTCAGATAAGCTATGGCAGGACATCAAGGCGAGCAAACTGAAAGGAAAGATTGAGGTCATATCCGAAGGTGGCTTATGGGTGGTAATGAAAAAGTAGGCAGGGAGAAGAAATTAGAGCATCCTTACCTTTGACAGAGGCCTGATTCTCTCTACTTCTGGATTGAGCCAGTAGGGAGGGGACTCGCCTTTTAATACTGATAGAAGGTTGCTGGCGGCAACTTCAGCCATCTTTGCCCGTGTCTTTCTCGTTGCACTCCCTATATGTGGAAGGAGTATGACGTTATCAAGCTCAAGAAGGGGATTATCCTCGCCTATGGGTTCCCTTTCGAACACATCGAGACCTGCCCCTCCTATCCACTTTTCTTTCAGGGCTTTTACCAGAGCCGTCTCATCAACCGTAGGCCCCCTCGAGGTATTAATCAGGATGGCGCCTGATTTCATCAATCTGAGACCTTTTTCGTCTATCATATGGTATGTTTCTTTTGTGAGAGGGGTGTGGATGCTCACAAAGTCCGATTCCCTGAGCAGGTCTTCAAGAGGTCTGTATTCAACACCAAGCCCGTTTTCTTCTTCAGGAGAAATCCGGGCAATATCAGTGTAGAGAACCTTCATATTAAACCCCTTCGCCCTTTTTGCCACTGCCTTCCCTATCCTCCCGAGGCCTATAATGCCTATTATGCTTCCCCAGACACTCTCTCCAAGAAGCAATGTAGGGGACCATGAAATTTTCCAGTTGAGTTTTCGTACAAACCTGTTTGCCTCTATAATCCTCCTCGATACACTTAAGATGAGGGCAAACACAAGATCGGCTGTTGCATCGGTGAGGACACCAGGGGTATAGCCGATATATATACCTCTCTTTGTGGCTTCATTCACATCTATATGCTCAAAACCTGCACTAAAGGTACTGATTACTTTAAGTTGAGATGCGGCCTCGATAATGTTTTTATTGATTCTGTCGGTGAGGAGACAGAGAAGTCCATCCTTATCCCTGATGTTCTGTATGATTTCTTCCTCCCCAGGAGGCACATCATAAGGGTGGAGCACAACGTCACAAAACTTCCCTATAAGCTCCAAACCTGGCGGAGGGATCCTTCTGGTAATGTACACTTTAGGTTTCATATACTACCCCCTTAATAGAAAAGAATTTCCTTGTAGAAGAACCCATTCCGTTCAGCAAATTTTCATCGTGTACTTCACACAACCTCAATCATGATCCGTCAGTGCAGGAGTTCCTCGATGATTTCAGCCGCATCTCTGACGTATTTGACACAAATGGTATAAAACAAATTTTTTTCTTTTATGAGCTTAATCCCCCCTAATGTACTTATGTCATAACCAAGCAATTCCCTGCATTTAATGGAGCCATTGCGTGATTTAAACCTTTCAACAAATTCTCTTACAATGAGGTATGTCTTTTCTTTTGCCTCTTCATCCTCGGCCTTTATCTTGCCATGCTTAAGCCCTATGACTATGAATGCACCGGTCACGGCCCCGCACACTTCGCCCATACGTGCCATCCCTCCCCCAAAGGCACCTGCGACCTTGAGCGCAGTTTCTTTTTCAAGGCCCAATTCAGGGCCATAGGTTGATAGTATTGCCTGGGAACAGCTGAAGGTTTCCTTGAAGCAGCTCACTGCACGTTCAGGATTATTCATCTTTCATCCTCATTCCTCTTTTAAGATCACAACCTCTATCTTTTTCCTCAACCCTTCTGCAAACTTCTCTGCATTCATTCTTGTCCCGATTATTTTGCCGTAATGCATCGGTATTGCAATATCGGGTTTAATATCGAGGGCTGCCTTGACCGCCTCTTCTGCTGTCATCACGTAAATTCCTGATACTGGTAGAAGGGCAATGCCCACATTTTTAAAAGTCTTCATCTCCGGGATGTAGTCTGTATCCCCGGCAAGGTATATCCTCTCTCCTCTTACCGTGAAGATGTACCCCACGCCGTCTTTATCCTTTGGGTGAAACTTCTTGTCAATGTTGTATGCCGGTACTGCTTCAATACGAATGCCGCCTATATCCATCACATCCCCCCGTTTTGCTATCTTCACATTTCCTGATAACTTCTCTGCACAGGAAGGTGTGGTAACTATCACGGTATCTGGTCCCTGAATCTTCTTTATGTCCTCTGGTGAGCAGTGGTCATGGTGTTCATGGGTTATCAGGATTATGTCCGCTCTGTCCTCTTCGCCGCTATCTTTTATTTTGAATGGGTCTGTATAGATAACCTTCTCACCTGTAATTTTAAATGTATCATGGCCGAGCCAGTGGATATCTTTGACCAGTAATTTTGCACCTTTCACATCAGCCATCGCACTTACTGCAAAGCCAAGGATAAGGATTATCACGAATATGGATAGAAACCTTTTCATAATACCCTCCCGATTTTTTAATAATTATAGCATAAAAAGATTGTCTATCTGCAAGTCAGAACTGCCCTTTCATGGCATAAGCTTCGACCGTATAAGCCTTATTGTCCTGGCGACCTAATGGTCAGCCATCTTTGATGTATCAATTAGAGAGCTGATAGCTATTTGCTGAGAGCTGCCTTTCAGTAATCCCCCTCCTGTGTAATGCCGGAGAGAACCCAGTTTTTCTCACTAATCTTTCGTGTGAAGGTCCAGTACTCGAGAAACTTTACAGGATTTGTAGAACTTCCTGAGATGACCTGGTTATTCGTTTCATCAATTGTATAATCGAGAAGGCTTGCGAGAAATTTGACCGTGATATATTCTTCGCCCCGATCCTGGGCAGCATCGACGATCTCCACCTGGCGAACGGCGATGTTCTCAAGGCGGTTGATTTGTTTATCTGCTATGGTTTTGTTTATGTCTTCCTGAAATGTGCTTAACATCTGTGGGGTCAGAAGATGTCTTGCCCCGCTCAAATCGAGTTTTGTCCATGCACTCTGGATCTTGAAGAAGTTGTCCTCCACAGTCTCTTTAAACCTGCCTTCATTGAAGGACGGATCCATTTCCCTGATGTAGCGGAGCCCTTCTTCCATTGTAGAAGGGGTATAAGCCTCTTCTGCGGCAGGGGCATCGTATGTATAAGAAGGGGCATAGGCACTCCCTTGAGAACTCATCTGCATCTCCCTTCGGGCCCGAAAACGTTTGACTACAAAATAGATGATCGCCAGGATGACGAGGATGATGATAATATCACCAAAACCGAATCCTCCACCACCCCATCCCTGTCCACCGGCGTAACCGTGGCCACCAA
The Pseudomonadota bacterium genome window above contains:
- a CDS encoding UvrD-helicase domain-containing protein, translated to MKNNWELPHILTVKSSAGAGKTYRLALRYLQLLAIDKFIESPVKNHISNIVAITFTNKAAAEMRLRIIDWMKRIILDIPFEHSSRKPIDEILSSEEMRGQGFNPAKAGLESLRNDIIETIKNNFEDLIRNFYDFKVGTIDSFVNLTLKASAFKLNLPPDFDISTESSLYIDFVLQECLQQILEDKTVREKFDRFLKNYIEMEGENVSWIPKIFLRDTIYNFWKEEAKENKEFAYTINIDRLELVRKQIKKDFKVLSHYLKTMSQIKVNKNFLKALTEFSISNRLEFKGSSYFKKQTIKECLNKGSALPDEEYEKLWQEIRQLLARFTEAISEFKFSSYIEIYNLFKQMLKKEITYRKRLILIEQLNKLLQQIINREHFIPEIYYALAEQYFHFLIDEFQDTNHLQWKNIEVLVEEALSRGGALFLVGDKKQAIYRWRGGKPELVDEVARTYQSYPVYRLNLGTNYRSGEHIVTFNNTIFSPPNLNNIIESMMKDIFPKSRGEIIETYQDSTQSCLESKKDEGHVYIEKLIQKDDEGKTKETFVKEEKNQITGERFKKLIREIRNSNVFQDKDIAILTRRREEAQFIVKILLEMGISVDSEFTVNVKNNPLIKEMISFLQFINTPGDDMSFAGFITGKIFLNKTEIIEDEIIQWITDNRINNTPHHLYKMFQKDYPHLWDTYFEYFFKSAGYLPLYELVVLFLKRWGILKHFSEDAPYFLHVCELIKEREGLGENNLTGFLRFWNEGSGNLYGDSPETEAPFLLKTTEGANAVKVLTIHKAKGLQFPIVILPFLKLNTFGASDSRDKAKFYVSEKDILKLLYIKKDFTDYSENLKNIYQEKEAEYLFDELNNMYVACTRAEKELYMFLTDSERQKNHLIDYLFNIDDLKKYVKDNTIEIGKRSSLFMEHRIGDEENILFFDNIGDDIKWIEKIKTKFVEPEKISKNQIFAKKKGDVIHYILSMVKELPDDHEEFLNTCITTGIAKYGFHPYEEEIKNTIIKFFHHPEFKKFFLPEKGDIVYTEKEIIDRKGETYKVDRIIIHSDHVDVIDFKTGESHAIEHGEQITNYASLLQKIHQGKSIKKYLLYIDDNRIIAP
- a CDS encoding D-glycerate dehydrogenase; this encodes MKPKVYITRRIPPPGLELIGKFCDVVLHPYDVPPGEEEIIQNIRDKDGLLCLLTDRINKNIIEAASQLKVISTFSAGFEHIDVNEATKRGIYIGYTPGVLTDATADLVFALILSVSRRIIEANRFVRKLNWKISWSPTLLLGESVWGSIIGIIGLGRIGKAVAKRAKGFNMKVLYTDIARISPEEENGLGVEYRPLEDLLRESDFVSIHTPLTKETYHMIDEKGLRLMKSGAILINTSRGPTVDETALVKALKEKWIGGAGLDVFEREPIGEDNPLLELDNVILLPHIGSATRKTRAKMAEVAASNLLSVLKGESPPYWLNPEVERIRPLSKVRML
- a CDS encoding C-GCAxxG-C-C family protein, coding for MNNPERAVSCFKETFSCSQAILSTYGPELGLEKETALKVAGAFGGGMARMGEVCGAVTGAFIVIGLKHGKIKAEDEEAKEKTYLIVREFVERFKSRNGSIKCRELLGYDISTLGGIKLIKEKNLFYTICVKYVRDAAEIIEELLH
- a CDS encoding MBL fold metallo-hydrolase, whose translation is MKRFLSIFVIILILGFAVSAMADVKGAKLLVKDIHWLGHDTFKITGEKVIYTDPFKIKDSGEEDRADIILITHEHHDHCSPEDIKKIQGPDTVIVTTPSCAEKLSGNVKIAKRGDVMDIGGIRIEAVPAYNIDKKFHPKDKDGVGYIFTVRGERIYLAGDTDYIPEMKTFKNVGIALLPVSGIYVMTAEEAVKAALDIKPDIAIPMHYGKIIGTRMNAEKFAEGLRKKIEVVILKEE
- a CDS encoding Tim44 domain-containing protein — encoded protein: MKRETNHLLKMMVVIVTLLFLFFIGMESIAFARAGGGRSFGSRGFSSGRSYQRNTPSQPSQPTQQPGMAQRPPVQQSAPSMGIGRSFLYGLGGGLFGGMIGSMLFGGHGYAGGQGWGGGGFGFGDIIIILVILAIIYFVVKRFRARREMQMSSQGSAYAPSYTYDAPAAEEAYTPSTMEEGLRYIREMDPSFNEGRFKETVEDNFFKIQSAWTKLDLSGARHLLTPQMLSTFQEDINKTIADKQINRLENIAVRQVEIVDAAQDRGEEYITVKFLASLLDYTIDETNNQVISGSSTNPVKFLEYWTFTRKISEKNWVLSGITQEGDY